A window of Natrinema versiforme contains these coding sequences:
- a CDS encoding DUF2267 domain-containing protein, producing MDYHEFVGEVQHRLELPGMGEAVRVIRAVLLTLGERIQAGEASDLAGPLPMEIDRFLLEAESGQQFDFDEFVGRVAERAGLEDDEDGRPEAVYYAQAIVALLAEIVPGSEFEEVRANVPDDDFEQLFELVGVDEAFEEEMERSN from the coding sequence ATGGACTACCACGAATTCGTCGGCGAGGTACAACACCGGCTCGAGCTCCCCGGGATGGGCGAAGCGGTGCGGGTGATTCGTGCCGTCCTGCTGACGCTCGGCGAGCGGATACAGGCGGGCGAAGCGTCCGATCTCGCGGGGCCGCTCCCGATGGAAATCGACCGGTTCCTGCTCGAGGCGGAGTCGGGCCAGCAGTTCGATTTCGACGAGTTCGTCGGCCGCGTCGCCGAGCGCGCGGGACTCGAGGACGACGAGGACGGCCGGCCGGAGGCCGTCTACTACGCACAGGCGATCGTCGCGCTCCTCGCGGAGATCGTCCCGGGAAGCGAGTTCGAGGAGGTGCGGGCGAACGTCCCGGACGACGACTTCGAGCAGTTGTTCGAACTCGTCGGCGTCGACGAAGCGTTCGAGGAGGAAATGGAACGAAGCAACTGA
- a CDS encoding FAD-dependent oxidoreductase: MSDDTAPAPATESPDPESLWLATTPTTDYDPFEDGLEVDAAVIGGGITGLTAAIELKEAGQSVAVLESDRIVESTTGHTTAKLTSQHGLVYDTLVSEFGEEKASQYAEANEAAIDAVERRVEESDIDCDFRRTEAYTYAASPDDVSQVRDEVDAAQRLGLPASYVEETPLPYEVDGAVRFDEQAAFHPRKYLLAIADEIHGEDSYVFEETRALEIEPGSPCRVETERGDVVADDVVVATHFPFFDRAGYFARMHPHRAYLLAVRIDGSPPAGMYYNTASPPATIRRYPVTESVGSDEEGKAEELLIVGGQSHKPSVDGVPTSERYRRCEAFAREHFDVESIAYRWSTMDYSPVDDVPFIGQIDPLSEHVYVGTGFKGWGMTGGTAAGMILADLITEGENPWADVFDPQRFTPKASAKRFLEENAKVGGSFVGDRIKSLLASLEARGSDGLPDPGDARVVRRTDQPLGVYRDEEGTTHAVSATCPHMGCLVRWNDAERTWDCPCHGSRFTHDGEVLSGPAVEGLLYREL; the protein is encoded by the coding sequence ATGTCGGACGATACCGCACCTGCACCCGCAACCGAGTCCCCGGACCCGGAGTCGCTGTGGCTGGCCACGACGCCGACGACCGACTACGACCCCTTCGAGGACGGGCTCGAGGTCGACGCGGCGGTCATCGGCGGCGGCATCACCGGGCTGACCGCGGCGATCGAACTCAAAGAAGCCGGTCAGTCCGTTGCAGTCCTCGAGTCGGATCGGATCGTCGAGAGCACGACCGGACACACGACGGCCAAGCTCACCTCCCAGCACGGGCTGGTCTACGACACCCTCGTCTCCGAGTTTGGCGAGGAGAAGGCGAGCCAGTACGCCGAAGCCAACGAGGCGGCGATCGACGCCGTCGAGCGGCGCGTCGAGGAGTCGGACATCGACTGTGACTTCCGGCGCACCGAGGCCTACACCTACGCCGCCTCGCCCGACGACGTTTCGCAGGTCCGCGACGAGGTCGACGCGGCCCAACGGCTCGGGCTCCCCGCCTCGTACGTCGAGGAGACACCCCTTCCGTACGAGGTCGACGGTGCGGTTCGCTTCGACGAGCAAGCGGCGTTCCACCCGCGGAAGTACCTGCTCGCGATCGCAGACGAGATCCACGGCGAGGACAGCTACGTCTTCGAGGAGACCCGCGCGCTCGAGATCGAACCCGGCTCACCGTGTCGCGTCGAAACGGAGCGGGGAGATGTCGTCGCCGACGACGTGGTCGTCGCGACGCACTTCCCGTTCTTCGATCGAGCCGGCTACTTCGCGCGGATGCACCCCCATCGAGCCTATCTGCTCGCCGTCCGCATCGACGGCTCGCCGCCGGCGGGCATGTACTACAACACCGCCTCGCCGCCGGCAACGATACGGCGGTATCCGGTGACGGAGTCGGTGGGTTCGGACGAGGAGGGAAAAGCCGAGGAACTCCTGATCGTCGGCGGCCAGAGCCACAAGCCGAGCGTCGACGGAGTGCCGACCTCCGAACGCTACCGGCGCTGCGAGGCGTTCGCCCGCGAGCACTTTGACGTCGAATCGATCGCGTACCGATGGTCGACCATGGACTACTCGCCGGTCGACGACGTGCCCTTTATCGGTCAGATCGACCCGCTCTCCGAGCACGTCTACGTCGGCACCGGGTTCAAGGGCTGGGGGATGACCGGCGGCACCGCCGCGGGGATGATCCTCGCCGACCTCATTACCGAGGGGGAGAACCCGTGGGCCGACGTGTTCGACCCCCAGCGGTTCACACCGAAGGCCTCCGCGAAGCGCTTCCTCGAGGAGAACGCCAAGGTCGGCGGGAGTTTCGTCGGCGACCGGATCAAGTCGCTGCTGGCGTCGCTCGAGGCGCGTGGTTCGGACGGCCTCCCCGACCCCGGGGACGCTCGCGTCGTTCGGCGAACGGACCAGCCGCTGGGAGTCTACCGCGACGAGGAGGGGACGACCCACGCCGTGTCGGCGACCTGTCCGCACATGGGCTGTCTCGTTCGGTGGAACGACGCCGAACGGACGTGGGACTGCCCCTGTCACGGCTCGCGGTTCACCCACGACGGCGAGGTGCTGTCGGGACCCGCCGTCGAGGGACTGCTGTATCGAGAACTGTAG
- a CDS encoding DJ-1/PfpI family protein: MPAQQILLLAGDYVEDYEIMVPFQALQMVGHEVHAVCPEKEAGDTCPTAIHDFEGDQTYTEKPGHNFELNHDFEAVDPADYDALVVPGGRAPEYLRTYDEILEITRHFFAEDKPVAALCHGVQLLAAADVLEGRTCTGYPALEADVRISGGEWEDGVTRDGTLVTGQAWPDHPDWLAQFLEVLGTDVDHAEPAAADD, encoded by the coding sequence ATGCCAGCACAACAGATCCTGCTCCTCGCCGGCGATTACGTCGAGGACTACGAGATAATGGTCCCGTTTCAGGCGCTCCAGATGGTCGGCCACGAGGTCCACGCCGTCTGTCCCGAAAAGGAGGCCGGAGACACCTGTCCGACCGCGATTCACGACTTCGAGGGCGACCAGACCTACACCGAGAAGCCGGGGCACAACTTCGAACTGAATCACGACTTCGAGGCCGTCGACCCCGCGGACTACGACGCGCTGGTCGTCCCCGGCGGCCGCGCGCCCGAATACCTCCGGACCTACGACGAGATCCTCGAGATCACCCGGCACTTCTTCGCGGAGGACAAACCCGTCGCGGCGCTGTGTCACGGCGTCCAGCTCCTCGCGGCCGCGGACGTCCTCGAGGGCCGAACCTGTACCGGCTATCCGGCGCTCGAGGCAGATGTCCGGATCTCCGGCGGCGAGTGGGAAGACGGCGTCACGCGGGACGGCACCCTCGTGACCGGGCAGGCGTGGCCGGACCATCCCGACTGGCTCGCGCAGTTCCTCGAGGTCCTCGGAACCGATGTCGATCACGCCGAGCCGGCGGCCGCGGACGACTGA
- a CDS encoding sugar-transfer associated ATP-grasp domain-containing protein, giving the protein MDIARLYRTADQGRKLLRAERRTGSSFDLSPRRRLRLYRRGFLSKSGVIYDFESHDPAAYLTDFQRFVGTKRINGHWNALIDNKLAFHRVLGEFPEHRPAVYGLLADGRFHTFDPASERVTVTDGGERTVGSRSSSEVPSDGGIELEHPDESATAGPTPDPLEWLDDHLSEGERLVLKWFSGGGGNNVHFLERADGEYRFDGEPTGEAALAEKLADLEHYLVCEFVEQADYAAELFSETANTLRVLTMYDERAGEAFVPIAIHRIGTADSVPVDNFSNGGLSAHIDRETGRLGAGAEYPHDGVVDWHETHPGTGARIEGTTVPGWDEIRERLLEIAETLSHVPYVGWDLVVTDEGEFRIIEANSYPGVASLQVHRPLLADDRTRRFYREHGVI; this is encoded by the coding sequence ATGGACATCGCTCGACTCTATCGGACGGCGGATCAGGGACGCAAGCTACTCCGCGCGGAACGGCGGACTGGCTCGTCGTTCGACCTCTCGCCCCGTCGCCGGCTCCGGCTCTACCGACGCGGCTTTCTGAGCAAGTCCGGCGTCATCTACGACTTCGAGTCGCACGATCCGGCCGCGTATCTCACCGACTTCCAGCGGTTCGTCGGAACGAAGCGGATCAACGGCCACTGGAACGCGCTGATCGACAACAAGCTCGCCTTTCACCGCGTCCTCGGGGAGTTCCCAGAGCATCGCCCGGCGGTGTACGGATTGCTCGCCGACGGACGGTTTCACACGTTCGACCCGGCCTCCGAGCGGGTGACCGTGACCGACGGCGGTGAGCGAACCGTCGGTTCGCGATCCTCGTCGGAGGTCCCCTCCGACGGCGGCATCGAACTCGAGCACCCGGACGAGTCGGCGACCGCGGGACCGACACCGGACCCACTCGAGTGGCTCGACGACCACCTCTCGGAGGGGGAGCGCCTCGTCCTGAAGTGGTTCAGCGGCGGCGGCGGGAACAACGTTCACTTCCTCGAGCGGGCGGACGGCGAGTACCGCTTCGACGGCGAGCCGACGGGCGAAGCCGCCCTCGCCGAGAAACTCGCGGACCTCGAGCACTACCTCGTCTGCGAGTTCGTCGAACAGGCCGACTACGCGGCCGAGTTGTTCTCCGAGACGGCGAACACGCTTCGGGTCCTGACGATGTACGACGAGCGGGCTGGAGAGGCGTTCGTCCCGATCGCGATCCACCGGATCGGGACCGCGGATTCGGTCCCCGTGGACAACTTCTCGAACGGCGGACTGAGCGCTCATATCGACCGCGAGACGGGCCGTCTCGGTGCGGGGGCTGAATATCCCCACGACGGCGTCGTCGACTGGCACGAGACCCACCCCGGAACCGGCGCTCGTATCGAAGGGACGACGGTTCCGGGCTGGGACGAGATCCGCGAGCGCCTGCTCGAGATCGCGGAGACGCTCTCACACGTCCCCTACGTCGGCTGGGATCTGGTCGTCACCGACGAGGGCGAGTTCCGGATCATCGAGGCCAACAGCTATCCGGGCGTCGCCTCGCTCCAGGTCCACCGGCCGCTGCTGGCCGACGATCGGACGCGGCGGTTCTACCGCGAACACGGCGTCATCTGA
- the dnaJ gene encoding molecular chaperone DnaJ: MSEDFYDVLGVSPDASTEEIKQAYRSKATEYHPDVSDDPDAEEKFKKIQKAKQVLTDEEKREAYDQMGHDRYEQAEKHGFDASDAGGAGGMGGGPFGGMGGGGMGGGGMGGGGLGDLFEQVFGGGGGGGRGRRRPRKGRDLRTELEIDLEEAYEGAEKQFTVERPEECDVCEGEGHPPEADAETCPQCQGRGQVTQVQQTPLGRVQQTTACPRCEGEGTLYSETCGECRGEGYVRNEASLTVEVPAGIQEGQTLRMEGEGAPSPEGGRHGDLLIDVSIREHEEFERDGDDLQYRLPISFPQATFGDTVEVPTLEGAAEFEIPDGTQSGETFRLEGKGMPRLRGRGQGDLYVQVQVVTPESLNEEQRDALEEFAEAGGDEIEVKEGFFEKIKRAF, from the coding sequence ATGAGCGAGGACTTCTATGACGTTCTCGGCGTGAGCCCCGACGCGTCTACCGAGGAGATAAAACAGGCGTATCGGTCGAAGGCCACCGAGTACCATCCGGACGTCAGCGACGACCCCGACGCCGAGGAGAAGTTCAAGAAGATCCAGAAAGCGAAGCAGGTGCTGACCGACGAGGAGAAACGCGAGGCCTACGACCAGATGGGTCACGACCGCTACGAGCAGGCCGAGAAACACGGCTTCGACGCCAGCGACGCCGGCGGTGCCGGCGGGATGGGCGGCGGCCCGTTCGGCGGCATGGGTGGTGGCGGAATGGGCGGCGGTGGCATGGGTGGCGGCGGTCTCGGCGATCTCTTCGAGCAGGTCTTCGGTGGCGGTGGTGGCGGCGGTCGCGGTCGCCGTCGACCCCGCAAAGGGCGAGACCTCCGAACCGAACTCGAGATCGACTTGGAGGAGGCCTACGAGGGCGCCGAAAAGCAGTTCACCGTCGAGCGACCCGAGGAGTGCGATGTCTGCGAAGGCGAGGGACACCCGCCGGAAGCCGACGCCGAAACCTGCCCGCAGTGTCAGGGCCGCGGGCAGGTGACCCAGGTCCAGCAGACGCCGCTCGGTCGGGTCCAGCAGACGACGGCCTGTCCCCGCTGTGAGGGCGAGGGGACGCTGTACTCGGAAACCTGCGGCGAGTGTCGCGGCGAGGGCTACGTCCGGAACGAGGCGTCGCTGACCGTCGAAGTCCCGGCCGGCATTCAGGAGGGGCAAACGCTCCGCATGGAAGGCGAAGGCGCGCCCAGCCCCGAGGGCGGTCGCCACGGCGACCTGCTGATCGACGTCTCGATTCGCGAGCACGAGGAGTTCGAACGCGACGGCGACGACCTCCAGTACCGGCTGCCGATCTCGTTCCCGCAGGCCACCTTCGGCGACACCGTCGAAGTCCCGACGCTCGAGGGGGCCGCCGAGTTCGAGATCCCCGACGGGACCCAGAGCGGCGAGACGTTCCGCCTCGAGGGCAAGGGCATGCCGCGGCTGCGCGGGCGCGGACAGGGCGATCTCTACGTGCAGGTCCAGGTCGTCACCCCCGAGAGCCTGAACGAGGAACAGCGCGACGCGCTCGAGGAGTTCGCCGAAGCCGGCGGTGACGAAATCGAAGTGAAGGAAGGCTTCTTCGAGAAGATCAAGCGGGCGTTTTAA
- the dnaK gene encoding molecular chaperone DnaK, whose product MASNKILGIDLGTTNSAFAVMEGGDPEIIVNAEGERTTPSVVAFTDDERLVGKPAKNQAIQNPEKTIASIKRHIGEEDYTVEIEGEEYTPEEISAMILQKIKRDAEDYLGDEVEKAVITVPAYFSDRQRQATKDAGEIAGFEVERIINEPTAASMAYGLEDDQDQTVLVYDLGGGTFDVSILDLGGGVYEVVATNGDNDLGGDDWDEAIIDWLADEFEDEHGIDLRDDRQALQRLKDAAEEAKIELSSRKETEINLPFITATDDGPIHLEESMTRAKFESLTQDLIDRTVEPTEQALEDAGYSEDEIDEVLLVGGSTRMPQVTEKVEELTGKEPQKNVNPDEAVSLGAAIQGGVLGGEVDDIVLLDVTPLSLGIEVKGGLFERLIEKNTTIPTEESKIFTTAADNQTTVQVRVFQGERELAEENEMLGEFHLTGIPPAPAGTPQIEVTFSIDENGIVNVSAEDKGSGTTEEITIEGGAGLSDSQIEEMQREAEKHAEEDQQKRQRIEARNTAEATIQRAETLLEENDEQVDDDLRADIEGAIEDLEATIDDDEADAEAIESATEALSEELQEIGKQVYQQEAGAGAAGGAAGGAAGGAAGAGGAGMGGGPNPGPDAGAADGEGEEFVDADFEDVDFEDDEDEE is encoded by the coding sequence ATGGCGAGCAACAAGATTCTCGGAATCGACCTCGGGACGACGAACAGCGCGTTCGCGGTGATGGAAGGCGGCGATCCGGAGATCATCGTCAACGCCGAAGGCGAACGGACGACGCCCTCCGTCGTCGCCTTTACCGACGACGAGCGACTCGTCGGGAAACCGGCGAAGAACCAGGCGATTCAGAACCCCGAAAAGACGATCGCCTCGATCAAGCGCCACATCGGCGAAGAGGACTACACCGTCGAAATCGAGGGCGAGGAGTACACGCCCGAAGAGATCTCGGCGATGATCCTCCAGAAGATCAAACGCGACGCCGAGGACTACCTCGGCGACGAGGTCGAAAAGGCCGTCATCACGGTCCCCGCGTACTTCTCCGACCGACAGCGCCAAGCGACCAAAGATGCCGGCGAGATCGCCGGGTTCGAGGTCGAGCGCATCATCAACGAGCCGACGGCCGCCTCGATGGCCTACGGCCTCGAGGACGATCAGGACCAGACCGTCCTCGTCTACGACCTCGGTGGCGGCACCTTCGACGTCTCTATTCTCGATCTCGGCGGCGGCGTCTACGAGGTCGTCGCGACCAACGGCGACAACGATCTCGGCGGCGACGACTGGGACGAGGCCATCATCGACTGGCTCGCCGACGAGTTCGAGGACGAACACGGGATCGACCTCCGGGACGACCGACAGGCCCTCCAGCGGCTCAAGGATGCCGCCGAGGAGGCCAAGATCGAACTCTCCTCGCGCAAGGAGACCGAGATCAACCTCCCGTTCATCACGGCGACCGACGACGGCCCGATCCACCTCGAGGAGTCGATGACGCGCGCCAAGTTCGAGTCGCTCACACAGGACCTGATCGACCGGACCGTCGAACCGACCGAGCAGGCCCTCGAGGACGCGGGCTATAGCGAGGACGAGATCGACGAAGTCCTCCTCGTCGGCGGCTCGACTCGGATGCCACAGGTCACCGAGAAGGTCGAAGAGCTGACCGGCAAGGAGCCCCAGAAGAACGTCAACCCCGACGAGGCCGTCTCGCTGGGCGCGGCGATTCAGGGCGGCGTGCTGGGCGGCGAGGTCGACGACATCGTCCTGCTCGACGTGACGCCGCTCTCGCTGGGTATCGAGGTCAAGGGCGGCCTCTTCGAGCGACTCATCGAGAAGAACACGACGATTCCGACCGAGGAGTCCAAGATCTTCACCACGGCGGCGGACAACCAGACCACGGTGCAGGTCCGGGTCTTCCAGGGTGAGCGCGAACTCGCCGAAGAAAACGAAATGCTCGGCGAGTTCCACCTGACCGGCATCCCGCCGGCCCCCGCCGGCACCCCGCAGATCGAGGTCACGTTCTCGATCGACGAGAACGGCATCGTCAACGTGAGCGCGGAGGACAAGGGCAGCGGCACCACCGAGGAGATCACCATCGAGGGCGGTGCCGGCCTCTCGGACTCCCAGATCGAGGAGATGCAGCGCGAGGCCGAGAAACACGCCGAAGAGGATCAGCAAAAGCGCCAGCGCATCGAGGCCCGCAACACCGCCGAGGCCACGATCCAGCGCGCCGAAACGCTGCTCGAGGAAAACGACGAACAGGTCGACGACGACCTACGCGCCGACATCGAGGGCGCGATCGAGGACCTCGAGGCGACGATCGACGACGACGAGGCCGACGCCGAGGCCATCGAGTCCGCGACCGAGGCCCTGAGCGAGGAACTCCAAGAGATCGGCAAGCAGGTCTACCAGCAGGAAGCCGGTGCGGGCGCTGCCGGCGGTGCCGCTGGCGGTGCGGCCGGCGGCGCAGCGGGCGCCGGCGGTGCCGGCATGGGCGGCGGCCCCAACCCTGGCCCTGACGCCGGCGCTGCCGACGGCGAGGGCGAGGAATTCGTCGACGCCGACTTCGAGGACGTCGACTTCGAGGACGACGAAGACGAGGAGTAA
- the grpE gene encoding nucleotide exchange factor GrpE has product MSEDEGTNTSAQGVPSEEESDDGETADADPGASTDGESEPTPDSSDATSDSASADADSSRDATDGDADAPSETEPAADADDASGDAPETSEDVQRVLDRVTEYDDELARKVNSIVEEARDLNGTVSHQREELEDLTERIESQAETIGELQDELDEYEQAIDERDEQLAEYEAEVEDLKSRLKRKQADFQNYKKRAKKRQQQIKDRATEDLVERLIGVRDNLKRALEEESGDAESLQDGVEMTLREFDRILEDENVSEIDPEPGAETDPQRHEVMMQVDSDQPEGTVADVYTPGYEMGDKVIQNAQVTVSNGELADAEGDDVDAEADEQGGEQADDADGEAADETAESDGSEDTAVDADADDDSTEGDDSSAAAEGGDDDGEAIELGGEVAADGEDAPADEDE; this is encoded by the coding sequence ATGAGCGAAGACGAGGGCACGAACACGTCCGCCCAGGGTGTCCCGTCCGAGGAGGAATCCGACGACGGCGAGACGGCCGACGCGGATCCCGGGGCGTCGACGGACGGGGAATCGGAACCGACTCCCGACTCGAGCGACGCGACATCGGACTCCGCGAGCGCGGACGCCGACTCGAGTCGCGACGCGACCGACGGGGACGCCGACGCGCCGTCGGAAACCGAGCCGGCCGCGGATGCGGACGACGCATCCGGGGACGCGCCGGAAACGAGCGAGGACGTCCAGCGGGTCCTCGACCGGGTCACCGAGTACGACGACGAACTCGCCCGCAAGGTCAACTCGATCGTCGAGGAGGCCCGCGATCTCAACGGCACCGTCTCCCACCAGCGCGAGGAACTCGAGGATCTCACGGAACGCATCGAGTCCCAGGCCGAGACCATCGGCGAACTGCAGGACGAACTCGACGAGTACGAACAGGCGATCGACGAGCGCGACGAGCAGCTGGCGGAGTACGAGGCGGAAGTCGAGGACCTCAAGAGCCGACTCAAGCGCAAACAGGCCGACTTCCAGAACTACAAGAAACGCGCCAAGAAGCGCCAGCAACAGATTAAAGACCGCGCCACCGAGGACCTCGTCGAACGGCTCATCGGCGTCCGCGACAACCTCAAACGCGCACTCGAGGAGGAGAGCGGCGACGCCGAGAGCCTCCAGGACGGCGTCGAGATGACGCTCCGGGAGTTCGACCGCATCCTCGAGGACGAGAACGTCTCCGAGATCGACCCTGAACCGGGTGCCGAGACCGACCCGCAGCGCCACGAGGTCATGATGCAGGTCGACAGCGATCAGCCCGAGGGGACCGTCGCCGATGTCTACACGCCCGGCTACGAGATGGGCGATAAGGTCATCCAGAACGCACAGGTGACCGTTTCCAACGGCGAACTCGCCGATGCGGAGGGTGACGATGTGGACGCAGAAGCCGACGAACAGGGCGGCGAACAAGCCGATGATGCCGACGGTGAGGCGGCAGACGAGACGGCCGAATCCGACGGCAGCGAGGACACAGCAGTCGACGCCGACGCAGACGACGATTCGACCGAAGGAGACGATTCGTCGGCTGCTGCCGAGGGGGGAGACGACGACGGCGAGGCGATCGAACTCGGCGGCGAAGTCGCCGCCGACGGCGAGGACGCTCCCGCGGACGAGGACGAGTAA
- a CDS encoding DEAD/DEAH box helicase family protein, producing MYVLPRLWPVTRTSSDGATPIELRYEDGTIRIDGLEGASVSPSSLRASVPDLEADPRTDGWRVPAGGYAALRAALTDADAAIDDRVLDLESVSDLHSAYELRDYQETALEAWLETDRWADAPSLDSVPRAPAGVLELPTGSGKTVIALAAIERLSVPTLVVVPTIDLLEQWVGELEREFGPPIGRFGGGEQRLEPITVSTYDSAYLKADSVGDRFGLVVFDEVHHLGGEGYREIARLLAAPARVGLTATFERPDGAHEVIEEIVGPLVHRVDVDELAGDHLANYDVKRLEVSLTPDEREEYERAQGVFTDYLAKSNIEMRSGSDYRELVKRSGSDPEAREALLARQRAREIMLGSENKLATLADVLDDHRGERTIVFTAHNDLAYDVSERFLLPTITHQTGAAERREILERFREGTYTRIATSNVLDEGVDVPDANVAVVLSGSGSEREFTQRLGRILRPTADGSRALLYEVVSEDTGEERVASRRR from the coding sequence TTGTACGTCCTGCCCCGACTGTGGCCCGTGACGCGGACATCGAGCGACGGCGCGACGCCGATCGAACTCCGATACGAGGACGGCACGATCCGGATCGACGGCCTCGAGGGAGCGTCGGTCTCGCCGTCGTCGCTCCGCGCGTCGGTTCCCGATCTCGAGGCGGATCCGCGGACCGACGGCTGGCGCGTTCCGGCCGGCGGCTACGCCGCCCTGCGGGCAGCACTGACCGACGCCGACGCCGCGATCGACGACCGGGTCCTCGATCTCGAGTCCGTCTCCGATCTCCACTCGGCGTACGAACTCCGCGACTATCAGGAAACGGCCCTCGAGGCGTGGCTCGAGACCGACCGCTGGGCCGATGCGCCGTCCCTCGATTCGGTCCCGCGAGCGCCCGCCGGCGTCCTCGAACTGCCGACCGGCAGCGGCAAGACGGTCATCGCGCTGGCGGCGATCGAGCGGCTCTCGGTGCCGACGCTCGTCGTCGTGCCGACGATCGACCTGCTCGAGCAGTGGGTCGGGGAACTCGAGCGCGAGTTCGGACCCCCGATCGGGCGCTTCGGCGGCGGCGAACAGCGCCTCGAGCCGATCACGGTCTCGACGTACGACTCGGCGTACCTCAAAGCTGACTCGGTGGGCGACCGGTTCGGTCTCGTCGTCTTCGACGAGGTCCACCACCTCGGCGGCGAGGGCTACCGCGAAATCGCGCGGCTGCTCGCCGCGCCCGCCCGGGTGGGACTGACCGCGACCTTCGAGCGCCCCGACGGCGCACACGAGGTCATCGAGGAGATCGTTGGGCCGCTGGTCCACCGCGTCGACGTGGACGAACTCGCCGGCGACCACCTCGCGAACTACGATGTCAAGCGACTCGAGGTCTCGCTGACCCCCGACGAGCGCGAGGAGTACGAGCGGGCACAGGGCGTTTTCACGGACTACCTCGCGAAATCGAACATCGAGATGCGAAGCGGCTCGGACTATCGGGAACTCGTCAAGCGGTCCGGTTCCGACCCCGAAGCCCGCGAGGCGCTGCTCGCGCGCCAGCGCGCACGGGAGATCATGCTCGGCAGCGAGAACAAGCTCGCGACGCTCGCGGACGTCCTCGACGACCACCGCGGCGAGCGGACCATCGTCTTCACGGCGCACAACGACCTCGCGTACGATGTCAGCGAGCGGTTCCTGCTGCCGACGATCACCCACCAGACCGGGGCCGCGGAGCGACGGGAGATCCTCGAGCGCTTCCGCGAGGGCACCTACACCCGGATCGCGACCTCGAACGTGCTCGACGAGGGGGTCGATGTCCCCGACGCGAACGTCGCGGTCGTGCTCTCGGGCAGCGGCAGCGAACGCGAGTTCACGCAGCGGTTGGGACGGATTCTGCGGCCGACGGCCGACGGCAGTCGCGCGCTGCTCTACGAAGTGGTGAGCGAGGACACCGGGGAGGAACGCGTCGCCAGTCGGCGGCGGTAG
- a CDS encoding diadenylate cyclase: MDRSALRIEYETHDGVRELVDCLVHSFEGISLDFDRWDEQYVKGPGMYVAVVTGPSVADFADPMGDNTWPTDRCRDVCLDLDTFFEAAREVAMTRDGALVVSVDGVVQNQMVRFRDIVPGALEAAEETDSEYEDWMGSRHMSALDTSRRPNVISTVTLSEETGRVTIFQRGSFQTFERSELGGQWNVDGYE, translated from the coding sequence ATGGATCGCTCGGCGCTCCGGATCGAGTACGAGACCCACGACGGCGTCCGGGAGCTGGTCGACTGTCTCGTCCACTCGTTCGAAGGGATCAGCCTCGACTTCGACCGGTGGGACGAGCAGTACGTCAAGGGGCCCGGCATGTACGTCGCCGTCGTCACCGGCCCCTCGGTCGCGGACTTCGCGGATCCGATGGGGGACAACACGTGGCCGACGGACCGCTGTCGCGACGTTTGTCTGGATCTGGACACCTTTTTCGAGGCGGCGCGGGAGGTGGCGATGACGCGGGACGGCGCGCTCGTCGTCAGCGTCGACGGCGTCGTGCAAAATCAGATGGTCCGATTTCGGGACATCGTTCCCGGCGCCCTCGAGGCCGCCGAGGAGACCGACAGCGAGTACGAGGACTGGATGGGATCGCGCCACATGAGCGCGCTGGACACCTCACGACGGCCGAACGTGATCTCGACGGTCACGCTCAGCGAGGAGACCGGCCGCGTGACGATCTTCCAGCGCGGCTCCTTCCAGACGTTCGAGCGCTCCGAACTCGGCGGACAGTGGAACGTGGACGGCTACGAGTGA